A segment of the Granulicella aggregans genome:
CGTCCACGTGCACGATCGTCCCACCACCCCGCTCCGCCGCGGCAATCTCATCCGCCAAATGCGCAAAGTCCGCTGCCAATATCGAAAACGCCAGCTCAACCATCGTCTCTCACCCCTTCAACCTCTACCGGCAAAGTGTATCAGCGCCGCGTCGCTGGAAACTTTCATCAACACCGAAGCGCAGATCAGCGAGTATGGTCGCGTCACTCTACAGTTATGGGCGCTCAACGGGCACTCCGGAGGCACACAAGTTTCGCCCTGAAAAGCGAAACGCCGCGGGGAGCAACCCCGAGGCGGGTTATCAATACTCTGCTATAACCGGTTCACGATGAGGTCCGAAACAATCACACAAGAGAGAGTCGCCCAGATCGACTGGCACGACGATTGCTACCTGTATTGTATTTTCCGTGACTTTGAAATCTGGCCGACCGAGATCGATTCAATTTTCAACAGCTGCTCCTTCGCCAATCTCGACTGGTATGCAGGGTTGTTCAACTGCTGCGTTCTAATCGAATGCACCTTTGAGAATTGTCTTTTTCAGGGCACCGCTTTCACGGATTGCAAGTTTGTTTAGTGCTGTTTCACCAACTGCCGTTTCGTGAAAGACAATATGGATTCCGATTGTCACTTCAACGGGTCAGTCGCATATGCCTGCACATTCAACAATAATGACGGATGCAACATAGCAAACGGATAGACCCTTCGCCCACATCCGGCATGGCAGAAATCTACGACATCGCCATCCGGTAAGCGCGACCGCCCCCACGCGGAGCACTCTCCGAACTGGCGCCATCCACCAGCCGCCCCAGCCCCTCAGCCAGCATCCGCATCTGCTCCGACTGCGCATTCAACTCTTCCGCACCTGACGCGCTCTCTTCCGCCGCCGCTGCGCTCTTCTGGGTCGCCTGCTCCATCTTTACCAGAGCGCGGCCGATCTGGTCGATCGCCTGGCTCTGCTCCCGGCTGTTGCCGACGATCTGCTCCACCAGCGGCTTCATCTGCGAGAAGACCGAACTCACGCTCTTGCTGGCATCCGTCAGGACGCCGATCTTGGTCTTCCCCGCCGCCGCATTGCCCAGCGACTGCTCGATCAGCACGGAGATCTCTTCCGACGCAGCCGAGCAACGCTGCGCCAGGCTGCGCACCTCATCGGCCACCACTGAGAATCCCATTCCCGCCTCACCGGCGCGCGCCGCTTCAACCGAAGCATTCAACGCGAGGATGTTGGTCTGGAAGGCAATCTGAGTAATCACCTGCAAGGTCTTCGCGATGTCGTTGCTGGATTGGCCGATCGCGTTCATCGCAGCGTTGCAGTCTTCCATCGCGCGGTCAGTAAACTCGATATTCTTGACTGCCTCTACGACGAGTCCGGTAGCGGCCCGCGCACTCTCCGCGCTTTGCGAAGCCATCGCGCCGATCTCTACCGCCGATGCAGAAGTCTCCTCAATCATGGCCGCCTGCTGCGAGGCATCGCGAGCCACATCCTGGCTCACTGCCGCCACCTGGGTGGCCGCGTCCGAGACCTGCTCCGATCCGCCTCGCAACTCACTCGTCAACGTGCGCAGGCTCGAATTGATCTGTCGAACGATCACCGCAGCCATCAACCCGGAGACGCAGAACCCAGTCAGGAAGATCACCAGATTGCTGGTCATCGAACTCTGCAGGCTATCGATAATCGACTTCCTCGAACTCCCGCTGACCGTCGAGCACAGCACCTCGAGTTTGCCGGCATCGCCAACCATGATCGCGCCCTTGGCCGCCCAATCCTTCACCTGTGCATCGTACGCATCGCCATGCAGCGTGCCGGACTGGACCATCTTCAGGGTCGCTTCAAGCGCCGGCCTGTAAGCATCCAGATCTCTACCCAGTTGCTCGGCGCCCGGCCGCAGCTCACGCAACTCCTCGCTGCCATTCACAAACGTCAGCAGGTCTTTTTGCTGCTTCTCCGCCTGGTTATATCGTTCCCAGCCCTTGTCCAGAGAGCCGGGCTTTTGGATCGTTACGAAATAGATGAAGAAGATGCGGGCGTTCAGAACGTCACGCTCAAAGTCCGTGGCCATCTGCGTCGCAGGCACATAGCTTTTGGCGTGCGCGTTCTCGCTTGCCAGCACCGAACGCATCGTATGGATCGCCAGCCCGCACAAGCAGGCCATGAAGACCAGCACCAGAGCGAAGCCGGCGGAGATACGAAGCGAGATAGACCAGTTTTTCACGAATCTCTATCGGCACTTTTGCTGGGATTTTTCAGCTCGAGCATCAGTATTCTTCGGCAGAGCCCCTATGAATCCAGCGTGGCATCTATCTTCCGCCCGACCTGCGGCTGGTAAATGGCTCTAGCGACGGGACTTTTTTCAGCGACCTCGACCACCCGCTCCACATCCGGCCTCCCTTCGTGGAGCACCTTGATCTTCGCTCCAGCGTTGATCTTCTTCGCCCCTTCGCGGTCGGTCTCGGCCATCGCCATGGGCTCGCCCAGGGCCATCCGTGCCGCGCCACGCAGAATCCGACGCACCGGCCATCCGCCGTCCGCATAGGGAAAGAACACCTCGCCCGAACGCTGCTTCTCCGGACGGTAGTACCACCGCCGCAGCAGGGAGAGATGATCGCTCAGCAATGCCATATCCGACGGCACTCCCGCCTTGGCTTGGAGCCGCGCCAGCACTTCGCTCGCCCGCACCTCTGGGCTCTCCACCGCCTCAGTCGCTGAGCCCTCAAGCGGCACCGCCTGCAACATCAGCGGCTGCGCAAACAGCGAGCTACCCACGCTCGTCTGCTCCTTGACCGCGCGAACGCCGAGGGTCGACATGCGCTCCGGCCCCGCGATGCACCCCGCCTGAACCATGAAGACCGCAGCCTCCTGCAAGTCGTCCGCTTCTGTCCTAGCAGGCGCTGCCTTTTGCACCACTACCGCCCGCACTTCGAGCACGGGCCTGACGAGTTCGTCCGCCAGCGCGGCGGCCGCTTTCACCTTCTGATACTTCTCGTGCAGAGCCGCCGCCTGTTCGAACTCCATCGCCTCGGCTGCGACCTCGCGCTCGGCTGCGATCTTCGCCATCAGGCTCTCGCCCCGCGTCGCGAAGAAGGCGTCCACCGCGTCCGCTTCCGCCTTATACTCCTCCGCCGTGCAGGCGATGTTGCACGGCGCGAGACACTTCTTCATCTCTTGATACACACAACCAGGATGCTCTGGATAGGGCTTCAGATCCTCATAACACCGGCGAATCTTGAACAGATCAAGCACCGCATCGCAGTACCGCTCCGCAGCCGCACGCGAAGGAAATGGCCCATACATCTGCGCCAGCCCGCGCTTGCTCAAACGGTTCGTCGCGTAGACGCGGGGAAACGCGTTCTCCGCCGTGAACCGCAGAAAGTATGGCGTGTGCAGCTTCAATCTTCGCCGCGCCTCAGCAAGTCCGAAGAGTGCCGCAGCGGCCTCATACAACACCAGCGACGACTCGAACTCCGACCCGGTCACGGTGTACTCGATCCGCGCCACGCGCTCGCGAAGATTCAGGCGCTTCGACTGCGACTCCGGAGGGTCGAGCAACCGCCGCATCCTGCGCCGCAGGTCCGCTGTCCGGGTAAGGTAAGGTTCGTCTGTCTCCTTGAATCCACGAAGAGCGAACACCCCCGGCCCAGCCGGTACGGAGCGCAGAATCTCCTCAGCCCGCGAAGGTTCGAACGATGCCGCTACCGCGAATTGAAAGCTCGCCGCCACAGACAGATTGTAGCCGCGCGACCATTTCGTCGGCGTCGGCGATAATCTCCACCAGCGTCGACGGCGGCATACGGTTTGGCGTCACGGACCACTCCGCCAGCGTGGGAACCACTTTCGGTCTCATCCTTGGCAGGAAATTTCGCGGCAAATCCTATTAATTTTTTGTATCCAATCTCGTCTACAATTCTCAGCATGGTTGAAACTGTACCTGCGCCGAGCCGAGTTCGCGCCATTGATTCCCATACCGAGGGCGAGCCGACGCGCGTCATCGTCGAAGGCGGCCCGGATCTGGGTACCGGCACTCTGGCCGAGCGCGTACAGATCTTCAAGACGCGCTTCGACCACTTCCGCTCGGGCACGGTCTGCGAGCCACGCGGTTCCGAAGTCGTCGTCGGGGCTCTGCTCTGCGAACCTCAAGACCAAGCAGCCGTCGCTGGAGTCATCTTCTTCAACGATGTCGGCTACCTGGGCATGTGCGGCCACGGGACGATGGGAGTCGTCCGCACGCTGGCGTATCTTGGCCGCATTGGGCCCGGCAGTCATCTCCTCGAAACGCCCGTCGGCATGGTGCAGGCAGAGCTGCACAGCGACATGAGCGTCTCGGTCCGCAACGTTCCCAGCTATCGTTACCGCGCTTCAGTACCGGTTGAAGTGCCCGGCATCGGCCCGTTGCCCGGCGATATCGCATGGGGCGGAAACTGGTTCTTCCTCATCGGCGAACATCCCTTCGAGCTGGTGGCCAAGAACCGCGATCAGCTTGTCGGAGCGACCAAGGCGATCCGTTCCGCGCTCGAGCAGCAAGGCATCACAGGCAAGGACGGCGCGCCCATCGACCACATCGAACTCTTCGCTGCGCCCGTTTCATCGGTAGCCTCAAGCCGAAACTTTGTACTCTGTCCCGGAGCGTCCTTCGACCGCTCGCCCTGCGGCACCGGCACCAGTGCAAAGATGGCCTGCCTCTACGCCGATGGAAGGCTGGCAGCGGGCGAGGTGTGGCAGCAGGAGGGCATCCTCGGGACATGCTTTACCGGTTCCGTGCAGCCCGAAGGAGATTGCGTGCTGCCCACCATCACTGGCCGCGCATGGATCACAGCGGACACCACCCTGATCTTCGATTCATCCGATCCCTTCGCGGGAGGCATCGACTTCTGATGGAATCACGCGTTGCTATCGAGACTTTCGACGTCCTGATTCTAGGGGCAGGCATCGTCGGTTCAGCCTGCGCGCTGGAGTGCGCGCAGGCGGGGCTTCGCGTTGGCATCGTGGAGTGCGCGGTCCCCGGCGGCGCGACTACGGCTGCCGGCATGGGCCACGTCGTAGTGATGGACGACTCTTCCGCACAGTTCGCGCTTACCTGCTACTCGCGCAGTCTTTGGCAGACACTCGCTCCACGCCTTCCGCAAAACGTGGAGTACGAGCAGTGTGGCACGTTGTGGGTAGCCAATGACGACGAGGAGATGGCCGAGGTCGAATCGAAGCATTGCGCTTACCGTCGCTGCGGAATTACCGCAGAGATATTGACCTCGGTGGACGTGGCGCAGGAGGAACCGAACCTGCGCGCGGGCCTCGCGGGCGGTCTTCTGGTGCCGGACGACGGGGTGATCTATCCTCCGCCAGCAGCGGAGTTCTTTCTTGCCTCTGCTCAGCTTCTGGGCGCGGTCCTGCTTAGGGGTAAAGCCGCTGCCGCGCTCGACGCCGGCGACGTCGTCCTCGAAGATGGGACACGGCTGGCGGCCAGGCAGATCGTCGTCGCGACAGGCACGGACCTCCGGCTTCTGCCATGGCTGCCGCTGCAGAAGCGTAAGGGGCACCTCGTCATCACGGACCGCTATCCGGGATTTGTCCGCCATCAACTTGTGGAGCTTGGCTACCTGAGGAGCGCGCACAAGTCGACCGCAGACTCGGTTGCCTTCAACGTGCAGCCGCGACGCACCGGACAGTTGCTGCTTGGCTCGTCGCGGCAGTACGGCGATGAAGATCCGGGGATCGACACGGGCATCCTGAACCGCATGATCGAGCGCGCGCAGAGCTACATGCCCGGGCTCGCCAACCTCTCGAGCCTGCGCGTGTGGACTGGCTTCCGCGCCGCCACTCCGGACAAACTTCCGCTGATCGGGCCAACGGATGAGCCGGGTGTCTTCGTCGCCGTTGGGTTTGAAGGTCTCGGCATCACCAACGCCCCGGGAGCAGCACGGCTGTTGACCGATCATCTGCTGGGGCGGCCATCGGTGATCGACCCGACGCCTTACCTGCCGTGCCGTGTGCATGCGATGGGGGCGAGCCATGACTAAACGCGCCGTCTTTACCGTCTGGCTGAACGGCGCAGCAGTCCGCGTGCCGGCAGGGACGATGGCGAGCTCAGTATTTCTAAACTCCAGCACCCCCTCGCGCGTCTCCATCCTTGGGGAGAGGCGTGCGGCCCTCTGCGGCATGGGCATATGCTTCGAGTGTCGCGCGGTTGTCGATGGCGTTCCGCATCGTCGTACCTGCCAGCTTCTGTGTTGTGAAGGCATGAGGCTGGAGTCGCAGCCATGACCGCAACTGTGGCCTTCGCGAGAGAGGTGGATGTACTGGTCGTGGGCGCAGGTCCGGCAGGACTTGCCGCCGCGACGGCTGCGGCTAACAGCGGGGCCGAGGTGCTGGTGCTCGACGACAACTCTGCAGCGGGCGGACAAATCTGGCGTAACGGTATCGACATCTCAAAGAAGAGCGGCTCGTCTCTGCGTAGCAAGACCATCGCGGAATTTCAACGCTCGGAGGCTGAAGTTCTCTATGGCAGAGCGGTCTTCGACGCGCCCCATGCGAAGACGCTGCGGACCTACTGTGAGGCATCCGGCGAGATCGAGACATACGTGTGGAAGCGGTTGATTCTTGCGACCGGAGCGCGGGAGCGTTTCCTTCCCTTCCCCGGCTGGACACTGCCTGGGGTCTTCGGCGCGGGTGGTCTACAGGCGCTGGTGAAGGGCGGCTACTCGGTTGCGGGAAGGCGCATCGTCGTAGCGGGCACCGGGCCGCTGCTACTCGCGATCGCTGTCTATCTGCAGGATGCAGGAGCGGAGATCGTCGCCGTGGCGGAGCAGGCTAGTCTGAGCGCTCTTGTTCCATTTGCCGCCGGTTTGCTTGGCCAGCCTTCAAAGCTGTTACAGGGGGCGCGCTATCGTGCCGCACTTGGCAACGTGCCGTATCAAACCGGCTGTTGGCCCGTCGCCGCAGAAGCCAACACTGCGCTAAGAGCTGTACGGCTTACCGATGGCAACGAGACATGGACTGAGCCCTGCGATCTGCTCGCGTGCGGCTTTCACCTGGTTCCCAACACGGAGCTCGCAGTGATGCTGGGATGCGCTCTTGCCGGGGACTTCGTCGCGGTCAATGACACGCAAAAGACGTCCCAGGAGCCTATCTATTGCGTGGGAGAGCCAACGGGTATCGCCGGCCTTGATGCGGCGCTGGTGCAGGGACGGATCGCCGGTCTGGCCGCAACTGACAAGCTCGACGAGGCGACAGCACTCTATGGACTCCGTGACCGCGAGCAGAGCTTCGGCCGTAG
Coding sequences within it:
- a CDS encoding methyl-accepting chemotaxis protein, with the protein product MKNWSISLRISAGFALVLVFMACLCGLAIHTMRSVLASENAHAKSYVPATQMATDFERDVLNARIFFIYFVTIQKPGSLDKGWERYNQAEKQQKDLLTFVNGSEELRELRPGAEQLGRDLDAYRPALEATLKMVQSGTLHGDAYDAQVKDWAAKGAIMVGDAGKLEVLCSTVSGSSRKSIIDSLQSSMTSNLVIFLTGFCVSGLMAAVIVRQINSSLRTLTSELRGGSEQVSDAATQVAAVSQDVARDASQQAAMIEETSASAVEIGAMASQSAESARAATGLVVEAVKNIEFTDRAMEDCNAAMNAIGQSSNDIAKTLQVITQIAFQTNILALNASVEAARAGEAGMGFSVVADEVRSLAQRCSAASEEISVLIEQSLGNAAAGKTKIGVLTDASKSVSSVFSQMKPLVEQIVGNSREQSQAIDQIGRALVKMEQATQKSAAAAEESASGAEELNAQSEQMRMLAEGLGRLVDGASSESAPRGGGRAYRMAMS
- a CDS encoding excinuclease ABC subunit UvrC; protein product: MAASFQFAVAASFEPSRAEEILRSVPAGPGVFALRGFKETDEPYLTRTADLRRRMRRLLDPPESQSKRLNLRERVARIEYTVTGSEFESSLVLYEAAAALFGLAEARRRLKLHTPYFLRFTAENAFPRVYATNRLSKRGLAQMYGPFPSRAAAERYCDAVLDLFKIRRCYEDLKPYPEHPGCVYQEMKKCLAPCNIACTAEEYKAEADAVDAFFATRGESLMAKIAAEREVAAEAMEFEQAAALHEKYQKVKAAAALADELVRPVLEVRAVVVQKAAPARTEADDLQEAAVFMVQAGCIAGPERMSTLGVRAVKEQTSVGSSLFAQPLMLQAVPLEGSATEAVESPEVRASEVLARLQAKAGVPSDMALLSDHLSLLRRWYYRPEKQRSGEVFFPYADGGWPVRRILRGAARMALGEPMAMAETDREGAKKINAGAKIKVLHEGRPDVERVVEVAEKSPVARAIYQPQVGRKIDATLDS
- a CDS encoding proline racemase family protein: MVETVPAPSRVRAIDSHTEGEPTRVIVEGGPDLGTGTLAERVQIFKTRFDHFRSGTVCEPRGSEVVVGALLCEPQDQAAVAGVIFFNDVGYLGMCGHGTMGVVRTLAYLGRIGPGSHLLETPVGMVQAELHSDMSVSVRNVPSYRYRASVPVEVPGIGPLPGDIAWGGNWFFLIGEHPFELVAKNRDQLVGATKAIRSALEQQGITGKDGAPIDHIELFAAPVSSVASSRNFVLCPGASFDRSPCGTGTSAKMACLYADGRLAAGEVWQQEGILGTCFTGSVQPEGDCVLPTITGRAWITADTTLIFDSSDPFAGGIDF
- a CDS encoding NAD(P)/FAD-dependent oxidoreductase, which translates into the protein MESRVAIETFDVLILGAGIVGSACALECAQAGLRVGIVECAVPGGATTAAGMGHVVVMDDSSAQFALTCYSRSLWQTLAPRLPQNVEYEQCGTLWVANDDEEMAEVESKHCAYRRCGITAEILTSVDVAQEEPNLRAGLAGGLLVPDDGVIYPPPAAEFFLASAQLLGAVLLRGKAAAALDAGDVVLEDGTRLAARQIVVATGTDLRLLPWLPLQKRKGHLVITDRYPGFVRHQLVELGYLRSAHKSTADSVAFNVQPRRTGQLLLGSSRQYGDEDPGIDTGILNRMIERAQSYMPGLANLSSLRVWTGFRAATPDKLPLIGPTDEPGVFVAVGFEGLGITNAPGAARLLTDHLLGRPSVIDPTPYLPCRVHAMGASHD
- a CDS encoding (2Fe-2S)-binding protein: MTKRAVFTVWLNGAAVRVPAGTMASSVFLNSSTPSRVSILGERRAALCGMGICFECRAVVDGVPHRRTCQLLCCEGMRLESQP
- a CDS encoding NAD(P)/FAD-dependent oxidoreductase; this translates as MTATVAFAREVDVLVVGAGPAGLAAATAAANSGAEVLVLDDNSAAGGQIWRNGIDISKKSGSSLRSKTIAEFQRSEAEVLYGRAVFDAPHAKTLRTYCEASGEIETYVWKRLILATGARERFLPFPGWTLPGVFGAGGLQALVKGGYSVAGRRIVVAGTGPLLLAIAVYLQDAGAEIVAVAEQASLSALVPFAAGLLGQPSKLLQGARYRAALGNVPYQTGCWPVAAEANTALRAVRLTDGNETWTEPCDLLACGFHLVPNTELAVMLGCALAGDFVAVNDTQKTSQEPIYCVGEPTGIAGLDAALVQGRIAGLAATDKLDEATALYGLRDREQSFGRRLDRAFTLRPELLNLAQPDTIVCRCEDVRYKQLQPYSTWTDAKLQTRCGMGPCQGRICGPAVQTLFGWRNTSVRPPLFPIPLAALTTSASTTSHEITELQETL